The genomic stretch GCAGGAGTGTGAGCATGGGGTACGTCCTTCCCCACATCTAGGGCGGATGGTCAGCTCAGCAGTCGGGGGACGTGATGCCTTTTTACGGGCTTGCAGTGTGGCAACTTGGCAGGTCCCAtgctccaggcctccctccctggaCAGAAGTCCACAGGCTCATACAGTTGGCCTGTCTGCTCATCGCCTGTTAGTTACCTCAGCGGGATGACTGAAGCCACTGAGGAACTGGCTCTGGGCCTCTagccctccctctgctgccctTCGGGAAAAATCTACCAGAAACTCAGCAACTCTGAGCAGCTACCTCCCAAGCATCCGCCAGACCTGGGCTTGGGCTTGGGGCTGCTTCTCCACACACTGCCAGTTTCAGCGTCCCCTTCTCCCAAAGGCTAGGATATCACTTTCACCATGTGCTGAAGCCCCAGCTTCAGTTTCATGTCCACCTACCTCCACCTCACGACCCTGCCCTTAAGTGGACTGAGCAAGCCCTCTCAGGCCTTTGCCTCTTGCCATCTGATCTGCTCAAGGCCCGCCCTGCCCTTTCCCTCCCCATCACCCCTTCTTCATCACcccccctcccttcctgccttttTGGGGAATCCCGCCTCCTGGAAGCCTGGGTTTGACCCCTGGCCTGCAGGTGGAGGCATGTAGAGCTCATTGAAGAATGGGAAATTCAGAGACCTGTGCACCCCGCCCTGGGGGTGGGTCCTGAGCCATCCTTTCTCCTTTGGAGGAGGCGGCCAGTCTAGGTAGTGGGTAGGGGTCAGTGAGTGCTGGGGGGCAGGAGTGGCAGGCTGCAGAGGTGCTGATTGCCTGGACAGGTTACAGCGTCAAGTGTGAGTACTCAGCGCACAAGGAGGGCGTCCTCAAGGAGGAGATGCTGCTAGCCTGCGAAGGTGGCACCGGCACCTGCGTGCGCGTGACGGTGCAGGCGCGCGTCATGGGTGAGAGCACAAGGCGGGTCTGACTAGAGGAGGGAGGCACCAAGTTAGCTGCAAGGGGTTTCCATCCTCCTTGAGTATGAAAGAGAGATCCTTGCCTTGGCCCTTTGCCAACTTTCTTGGTAGGTGCCTTTCTCCCCGCCCCCTAGCAGAGTGGGGTTGTGGGGTGGAAGGTAGAGGGGTCCCCTTGGAGTAAACGGGGCCTGGGTCCAGCCGCACATACTGACTTGTCACCTGCCTTGCAGACCGCCACCACGGCACACCCATGCTGCTGGATGGTGTCAAGTGCGTGGGTGCTGAGCTCGAATACGACTCGGAGCACAGTGACTGGCACGGCTTCGACTGAGGCCCGCGCCTCCACCTGCCTCGGGGCCCCTCAGCCTTAAACCCCACCTTATCTCCCCGAATGCTGTTTGATGGTGTGGCTTCCTCGCCCCTCCCCAGGGTGGGTGTGGAGGTGGAGAATCCAAGGGCCTCCAAGCCAGAGCCTCACCCACACTTCTCACCTCATTTGTAccacctccctgctcctcctctcccactTCGTCctgtgtgcctcagtctcctgtgGAAGAAATGGGTTGAGCCCCCAAGGAGGCTGTCTGAGGAGGgatgggaggggcctggggggtTCTACCCACCCCCGACCCCAAGCCATAGGGGCTCTAGCCAGGacctgggagaggagggagctggCTCTGGGGCATAGCCATCCCCGTTACCACTGCTGCTGTCTCGCTTTAGCCacctctcctgtcccctccctctttcccactGTTGTCCACGGTGAGTAGGAGGGAGGTACAGTTTCCAACTCCTAACCCCCAGGTCTGTGTTATTTGGTTTTTAAACAACTGGTTGGGATAAAAccctaaagaaataaaactttcagtGGATACCAAAGGCCAGTGAGATTTTTGTTCTCCAGGGCCCTGAGAATACCCAATCCTTTGCAGATGGGCCAAGGAACAGTTTTGGCTAAACTCATTCTTTTTGGAGATAAGGTCACTTCATGGTATTAGAGCACCCAGTCCTGAAGGAAATATGCATGGGTGGCGGCATTGTAGGTCTGGGAATAATTGCCAAAGAAGAGTTTGGATGTGGAGGGGCCTTCTGCCGAGGTTACAGAGTGGGGTGTTCAGTTTGGGATACTTGACAGGGAGGAGCAGCAACTGCTCCTGGTCAGTTCCCAACCCCATGCACAGATGAaaactttctctcttctttgtagGACCCaggcccatcccccacccccgccactggTCCACTATTTGAGGTACCGCTTTTGTGAGGTATCAGGAAGCCATGGCTTCACCTGGAGCATAAATGCTTTATTGTCACATTAGGGTTCCCGGGCAGGTAGGGCTGTTTCATGTCATGGTTGGGCAGGTACACTGAGTTGATGGCAGAGATGGGACCAGCCCTCAatgctccctctcctccctacCCTCTTCACCTGGTGTGGCTGGATAGGGTGCAAGTGGATCATTCACAGGCTGCCCTTGGGGCCTTTTCAGATAGAAAGGAAAGCCCCACCCCAACATATGCCCCCATATGTGCCTTCTCCCTGTACTCTTCTCATTAGCTTGCTACCGCCCTTTCTACAATTAGCATTCACACTTGGGTGGTCAGCACCACACCCAGGGAGGTCCCACCACCCCGTCCCTCGTGGCAGCTCCAGTCCTTTTCCTACCCGGCTCCGTCTGTAGGCTTAGCCCGTAAGTCGGTGCACTCTGCCTTCAGGCCTAGCCCTGCACAACCTCTTCATCCTGCTGCCCCACCTGCAGCGGCCTTGCTCAGCTTCTAGCTGCCTCCAACCCCCAAACCCCCGCCCCACTCCCAGCCTGTCCCCTAGTTCTGATGAGGGCTCCAGTCTTCTGGTGCATTCTGCTTTCAGGATCACGTGCTCCCTGTGGGCACGCCACCTTACACACCTCTTCTAAGTCTTGGGTCCTTCAGCCTTCCAGTCAGCCAGAGTTTCCGGATGTGTCCCCTCCATCCTCCTGCGACCTCATCTCCAGGGGCAGGACTGCGGGGAACGGGGCGGGTTCGTCCTCCCCAGCCGGCTCCCTAGTGCTCGGCGCGAAAGAGGGCGCGGCTGGGCCAAGAGGGGCTGGCACTGCCCTTGCGCCCTCAATTGGAAAGGAAGTCGATGGCGGCGCGCACTGAGCGATTGGTGCTGACGTCGACGGCAGTGACCTTAATCTCAGTGTCGCCAAACTGCATGGCGGCGCGGATCTCGCGGCGACCCGGGGGTGTGTCCTCGGCGGGCTCGAGCTCCAGACTGAGCGCGCCGCACTTGCGCACGCCCGGGTCGGTGATGAAGCGCGCGTCCTCGGCGGCGCAGCAGTACAGGTTGATGAGCACGCGCCGCTGGCCCGGGCGCGCGGGGCAGTAGCTGCGCCGCACCTCCTCGCCCAGGGCCACCGACTGCTCAGCGGCCACGAAGCGCTCGAAGACATCGGTGCACCAGCGGCGGCCGTCGCGGACCAGCAGCTTGTCGGGCGGGTGGCGCCCAGCCACAAAGCGGTTGAGCACGCCCACGCCGTAGGTGAGCGGCGAGCGGCGCACCCGCACCACGCCCGGCGCCTGCCCGAAGAGCACCGCGCCCTTGAGGATGGTGAGGCCCACGTCGTGCGGAACCACCACGCGCAGGCCGCGGGCGCCCAGCGCTGCCTGCACCGCGTGCTGCAGCACCGCCGACTCGGCGAAGCCGCCCACCAGGAACAGCAGCTTCACGCCCTGCACCTCGGGGCGAGCCAGCACCGCCTCTGCGGGACAGGAGTGGAGGATGGGGGTAAAGAGAAGAAGGGCGGGGGAGCAGAGAGAGAGTGGTGGGGAGAGAAGGTGCGTTAAGAGCCAGAACCGTTGAGCCGCTGAGGCCACCACTACACGGCCACTGGCACCTCCCCTCTGTCTCTCTGGGCAACTAGAAACTAGCCATTTCACTATAAAACAGTAGCCTGGTTCTGATGAAAAAAACAGCACTTTCCTGAGGGCCCCTGGGAATCCTCATGGGCTCTGCTTCCCCAGCTCTCTTCCCTGCTTTCCCATCACAGCGTGGAAGTTTGAGATAAGGATCTGCATGTACACATATTAAAAGCCTACTGCATGCAAGACATTGCACTCACTCTGTAGATACTTTAGCTCGTTTAAATCCCTGTGATGACAGTTTGGGGAACCTAATACTATCACCCCACTTAGGGAAATTGAGGCATCAGAGGTTCTTTAACTTGGCAAGATTACAGACCCTCTCTCCTAGCTCTTATTCCCTACCGTACTGCATCCTCCACGTGTTCCAGATGACTCTGGGTCTCCTTCCAGTGTGTGGATATGGGGAGGATTCCAGGCACTAATAGGGAGAATTATTCCTGCATCTGGGTGTGTATATTGAGGTGAATGGAGGACCTAAGCTCAGGCGCTCACCTATGTGCTGGATGATCCCGCTGACTGTAGGCTGAAAGAGCTCGTTCATGGCCTCAGAAGACATCCGGAGCATCCCCTGTGAGGACCACTTAACGGAATTCACGCTGTAGGTGGTGAAGGAAATGGTCAGGATCAGGGTCAGGGTCCCAGGTTCTAAGCCTGTTCCAGGCCAATGTACTCGGGCACTGACTGCACATTATGTGTTATGCCAACCTCTCTCAGGGGCTTTAGAtgcaggtctgctccagttccaGGCATTGGTCCCAGGGGAGATAGATGTCGGCCTTTCCCGCGGGGCTCAAGATTCTCTTGTACCAGTTTGGGCTGACGATGTACTCATgaccctccccctgcctccaccAGGGCTGGCATGTTGCGTGGGGGCGCATCAGGAAGACACCCTACGGCCCCCTGGGGCCCACACCTTCCCCTGTAGGGGTGGTCCCGCGGCCCACCTGCTCCTGCGCAGGGCAGTCTCCACGTTTTGGCCTCGCTGCTTGCGGTAGAAGTCAATAAAGGAGAAAGGCAGTGAGATGTTCAGTGCTGCCGCACGGTGTGGGCCTGCCGTTCGTTTGCGGGCCTCAAAAGCTATAGTCAGATCCACCCATGCTGCTGGGCGTTGCCTTTTGAAGGTGACGATGAAGTCCTCGCCGAAAATGCGGCCCAGCAGCTGCTCAAAGGCCAGGTCCACGCCCACCGCGCCACAGGGGCcgcctggggtggggcaggggatgaAAGGGGCGTCAGTGCCAACTCCGCCGCCAGGGGGCGGTGGCGGGGCCAGGGCGCGCTGGGTACCAAGGGCGCTGCCTGGCTACTCACCAGATGCCTTGTAGAGCTCCTTGAGGGTACCATGGGGCTGCTCCAGCTGGTGCACGGTCAGGTCCACCGTGCCTCCCCCACAGTCTGCCACCACATAGCGGTCTCCTGCGGCAGGGAGAGTGAGCACCCTCCACGCTCACCTCTGCACCCCCTCCAGACCCACCCAGCCttcagccctgccccaggcccccagccgTATCTGCAGGGCCGTGGGGAGTGAGGGGTGGGCTGAGACGGGCTTCAGGTGCTTGAACCTCAGGTCACCAGGTAGGGGCACAAGGTGTGGGGAGAAATGGTTCCAGGGTTCTGTAATTTTATCCACTGAGAATCCCCAGAGGATTGCgtgggtgtgtggggggggtgcagGTGACTGTGAGGGAACTACCAGGTTAGGTACAAATGATGGAGTTGGAAGGGGCAGGGTTTCTCGGGACTGGAGCTGACTTCTGGAATGTTCCCTCCCCCTCACCCAGGCGTACAGTGTCCAACAGAGCCCAGGGAatatccctccacctcccctccccgcACCTGCTTGCATctctgcccacagctctccgactcccgactccaccaggaatGTGCGGCTGTGGCGGGACCTTCGAAGCTGCTCTCGGGCTGGGTGTTGGGGGACAGCAGGACAGCGAGGTTAGAAGGAAGTGCCTCACCCACCGCCATCAACCCCTGTCGCCCTGCCAACGCCCTCCATGAACATCTGGAGCAGCCAGTACTCCTAAAACTCCTGCTCCATTCCTAACTGAGAGGGCAAAGCTGAACTCCAAAGGGTCCAAAGAAGTCGAATGGGGTAATCTCAGGTGCTGTGACCAACAGCTGCGGCAAGTACAGCCCTCCCTTAACACTGGAGGGCGCAGGCCACAGCAAAATCAGAATTAGGAAGGtctggaggagctggaggggcAGGTCTTAGGACCTCTCCTTGTCATGGGAGATGGCTTCTGGCAAGATGACCAACGTTGACCATAGCTGTCTCAGCGCCTGGTCTGGCAGCAGGAGCTTGGGGCTGATGGGGGGAGGGCAGCTGATGTGGGAGGAGAAGGGCAACTGATTCAGTGGCTGTTTAAGGGAAAGCTCCTGAAGACCTCCACCTTCAGCTCACAGTACCCTTTGTCAGTACCCAAGCACCTCCCCCTAGAGTAGACTGTTACCCCCACCCCAGACTCAGGGAGTCCCAATAGGGCAAGGTGAAATCTCCAGGGACTGCCTCCAAGGCCACCACTGGGCAGTGCCCTTGGGGGCGGCTCACCCTGCCGGAAGCTGGAATCAATGGAGCGGCGCTCACCCAGGCGCCCACCGCCCGGGGCCTGGCTACTCAGGTCCAGGAGCTGGTGCAGACGCAGCTTGCGACAGtagacagaggcagcctcaggctcCAGGGCAATGAGGAGTTGCTCTGCTTCCTCTCTCGACACCAGTCCGgcctgggggtgggtggtgggcaggGTCGGGGAGCACCGTGGGCCAAGCGTCACACTGAAATGGCACCTCAGGGCAGGCAACCGGGCTTGTGgggctcccacctcctccccattGTACCCCACCCATACTAGGCCTCTCAGGCCCCTCCATGCTGCATAAATTTGGAGCTATCCCACAGCCACCCTGTGACCAGGCTGGGGAAGGGCATGGCCATGGCCAAGGATGCCATGGGGTTGCCCAGCAGGAAGAGACTCCAGACAGAATGAAAACCTAGAACCTGGGATCTACCCCCGGGCTGCCCAAGGCGGTCCTGGGCTGCAGCAAGGTCCTCTTCAGAGGTGCTGGGCTGGCCAGCTGAGCACTGGCTGAGGGGTTAGTGGAGACTCTAGCACAGTGTGTTGGTGGGGGTGTAACAGCCAGACCATCAATCAGAGGAGATGGGGGGCTTCCCCTTTGGTTCACTGAACCCTCTTTCTTCACCAGGCTGATGTTAGTGGCCCCaggcctccccactctcaggagaaCTTTGTTCCCAGGGATTCTGATATAGAAGAAAGAAACTTTAACAGTGAAATTTCAGGCACCAAGTCAGGCCAGTTTGCGGGGAGAGAAAAATACTTGAGATCTGTTACTTCCTGCATTGGGGCAGAAGATCCCCATAGGAAGTACTTTATGGTTTTGTGGGAGTCCTCAGATTCTGACCAGGTAGGGGATGGGGATGGGTGGGTATAGAGACTTCTTGCCCAGGGCCAGCCCTTCCTGACCTGACAGGCAGCAAGCAGTATAGGAGGAAGCAGGGTGGGTACACCAGCAGTGGGGCACTGGGGTGAGGGTGTTTGTTCTGGCTGGGTACAGCCTTGCTTTAATCCTGGTCTCTGCAGAGAGGATGCCCACTGGCCTTGGGGTTAGCTCCTTCCAGAAACAAGTGGATGCACCTACAGACCTGGCACCTGGGGCATGCCCGGTCCACAGGTATGTCTGTAGGGGTTGGGGGCCCTGGTATCCTCCAGGGAGGGTGCACTGGAATTCCTGAGATCTCTTTTGGAGGTCCTAGGGTGTCCCCCAAGGCCCCAGGGGCAGGAGCAGGATCAAGCAATGagcccctctcccacctccctatCTCCACTGGAAAGAGGGTGTCTGAGCTGTGGCCCCCCTTTCTCCAGAGCTTTGGGCATCTCTTATGGTAGAAAGACGAGCAAACATTGGCCAAAATCACCTCCCTTCAGAGTTTCATAGTCCTTTTCCCCCTGTTCAAGAACTTGCAGTAGTTGGgactgtggtgggggtggggttccaGAAAATACTGATACTGGCTGAAGTGGATGTTCTTGGTGTCCTGCCCAGCTACTGTGAGTGTTAGCTGCTATTGGCTCACAGCTGTCCCTTCTCTGAAGAACTGCCCTCAGCTAAATGAGAACCGCCTCACTTGGAGAGgtccccctcccactcccccagtAACCAATGACAGACTGATATGGATGGAACAAAAgccacctccctgccccaccgTGGCCAACACCAGGGTACATTCTCCTCCAGAGCTCTTCAGGGGCTCAGACTGAGGCTAGACTCCAAGTGAGACACATGCCTGCTCAGCTCTTTCTCCTGCTTTCCTCACTCCCCTTTCCCCTGAGAGTCCTTCTTCAACAGACCGCAGGCACAAGAAGCCCCATCTTGGGCTCTGCCTCTAGGAAACCTGACTTAAGACCCTGGTTAAGCTAGCCTGCGCTGTGCCTCTTGTCCCTCTGCTCTCTGTTCCTGCAGGCTTTTCGTGTTTATGTTGCCCTGTCTTGGTGGCAACAACCCTCTAAAATGCCCAGCAGGGGAAGGCCAGCAGTCTTTACACAATGACTGTGGTGAATGAGGAAATGGGGCCATGCCGGGACCCTCCCAAGCAACGTCCACTGCTCCGCCTGCACATCCTCACCAGGTAGGCTGCCTCCCGCATGAACTGCTTGGCCGGCTGTTTCCAGATAGCGGGCACCGTCAACACCCAGCGCACAGCATCCTTCTCTGGAAGTGACGGGCACTGCTCCCTCAGCTCCTGGAGCAAAAGGGGGCAGTGAGGGGACTTGGGAGAATCCttaacccccaacccccacctccccaacacCTGTAGGGCTGATGGAGGCTCCACCAATAGGAAGGCAGGGGACTGGAGGGGATGACCATTGACTCTGCCAGTGGCTACCCATTGGATAGGTGGCAGGGAAATGTTGGACCTGGGGATCCTCCGCCCCAGTAGGCAGCACACCTGAAGAGCATGTTCCTTGAAGAAACGCAGGGCATGGGCAAACACCTCCAGGGCAGGCATTTTCTTTCCATTCACCGCTTCTAGCTGGGTCTTCAAGGTGAGATCCTGGTAGGGACACGGGACGACTGCAGGAGGTCATAGCTCTGCCTCCATTTCCTGATGACATCTTATAATCACCCCATTTCCGGGTGCTTCCCCTCTTTGGCACTGTCCTGCTCTGGCTCTGATCTAACATTAGTTCTGTCCCCTGCCCCTCTGTTCAGCCCTGTTCCTCCTACCTTATCTTCACCCCTTGGTCATGCCTTCATCCCTTACATCTAAACTCCGCCCCCCTAGCTACTCCTCCACCAGGCCACTCCTCACCTTTCAGCTTTGCCCACCTTTCATGAGACTTCCTGCTGCTCCCCCTCCTAGCCTTGCCTCCCTGGTGGAGCTGGGCCCTGAGCCACCATGTGACTCACAGTAGCACTGTGGATCTTCATCTTGAACTTCTCGAAGTAGAGCCAGTCCCGAGCCTCCTCAGGGTCCAGATCATGGTAATAATCACGGGCTGTATAGCCAAAGCTGTGAAAGGCGCCCTCCGGGGTCAGCAGCAGGCAGGTGGGGGTCTTCTGGTGGGCCACACCTGGGTCCCCACCCTCCCATTTCCTGTGGAGGCACAGGGCTGTCAGTGTGGTCAGCAGTAAACCTCCCTTCAGGGAGTTGGGTGCTGGCTCTGggaccagctgtgtgaccataGGAAGGCCACTTGGCTTCCCCAAGCCTCAGTCTTtccatatgtaaaatgggaataatagtacctacctcttaGGGTTCTTGTGAATATGGTGCTTGGCATCCACTTAAATTGCTACAAATGTTGCTCGTGGGATCTTCTCTATCCCTGGGGCCATGGGTCCCATCTGACATTCTCAGCTCTTGCTCCCTACCGTGAGGTACACCATTTGACCATACTTCCCTGTTGTCTTAACAAGTGGCAGCAAGCCATCATCCACCTGCCTGGTCTGGCGTGATGGATGTGTCTCTCCAGGACCCTGGCAGAGATCTACTCCCAGGTAGCTGGTTTGCCCTCCTCTAGGCCATCTTCCGCAGCCAAGTTCTTTCAAGGCATTCATGATCACTCCTATCTGACCCACCTCAGCAGCTACACCCCAGGTGACTGCACCTCCAGTGGGCCCCTAAACCCTAAGATACCAAACATCCCCCGCCATCATCTGAACCTCCACCCAGAGCTCCCTGCCCAGGTCATTGGCCTGGCcaatccttcctccccttcctctgccttctttGATGCCCTGACTCTTAGGCATCAGAGTGAGGCCAAGCTCACCACTGCAGGTTTTTTGGGGAAAGAACTGAGAATCCAGGCGGAAGGAACAGAATGTGCAAAAGCTTGAAGCTATGAAAGAGCAGGGAGAATTAGCTATAAACTGGCTCAATATGCAGCAAGAGAAAATATAAGATCATTAAGGTCAATTAAGCAGGAGTATCAAATGCCATATTAGAATTCTCTCTTGGGTTTTCAGTAGGGGAGCAAAGAGGCATGATCACATCTGCCTTTAGGAAGGTCACTGGTCCCCATATAGCAACAGActagaggggagggaggatggagaaGGAAATCCAGGGAGGAGGATATTGCAATCATCTGAGAGAGGGTGGGACCGAACTTAGGGGCGGTTGCGGTGGAGAGAAGTGGATGGGTattacagagatattagggagaTATAAATGATGAGGCTTGGTGGttagtgggggtgggaagggtttGGGAGGAGGCCAGGATGTCCCCCAGTTACTTCCTGTGACTGTTCCCTCCGCAGTGTCTCTTCATGTTTCCTCAGTCCCAGCACGGCACCCACCATAGCCTCAGCTATGTGTGCTGACAAGCTGGGATGTCCTGCGGCTCCAAGAGAGATCTAAGTGCCCAGAGCCTTTGTGGCCTCTCTTGGATGTGgagggagcagagaaaggggaaggaCAATCCATGCTCATGCAGGTCAAGTTCCTTATGTCGTTGGGGCAGTGACCCTTTGCCTGTCTCTCCATCCACCCTTCCATCCAGCCTCCCAGGCCCTAGTGAAGCCCCATGAGCCCCCATCCCAGTCTGGGTTGGGAGCTTTGGGGTCTTCCTCCTACTGGCTGCAGCCCCATTAAAATACATTCAAAGGATCAGGGTCTTGAGGCCTGAAGGGGAGTTTCAAACAAATGTTTCGTTCAAACAAAACTCAACAAACTCCATCAGAAGGGATTTTTCAAACACGTCTTTCATAACAACTGTGTGACTTGTCAACTCAGTTAACCCTCTGATCcttcatttccttgtatttcattTGAGATGCTGGACCAAGGAACCTGCCTCTAGGAATCTACCACATAGAAATTCCAGCACAAATTTTCAAAGAAGGATATTCATTGCAGCACTTTTTGTAATAGTGAAAAATTAGAGGGAAAAATTCCTTCAAAACTATCcatagaagaatggataaattatgACACATCTGTACTGTGGAATCCTATGCAACCGTCAAAAGAAAATGGTGGCTGTCTATGTATTGATGTAAAACATCGACAAAATAgtgttgaaaatttaaaataaagcaaattgtatgatatcccacttttattttaaaaacacatatttgTGCATgtatgcgtgcgtgtgtgcgtttGTGACAAGCTCAGAAAAAGATTTGTGTGTTTTACTGAATAttcattatatctcaataaaaaacttaaaaacaaaggtCAACATTTCCCACAGGGGTCAGAGAGCTACACCTATTGGGGCCCCACGCCTGGGCCCCATCCTCCAACCTTTTGCCCCAGTGGGGAGCCCAGACTAGGAGTGGAAGGAGCTCTGAGGAGACCTCATGTCTACACGGTGACAGTACTTCTAGGACCAGGCTTCTCCCAGGGTCTAGGACCTCCCCACCAATCTCCCAGCCCAGCCACCCTCACCTCATCATGTGGATGGCTTCAGGGTCACTGGCAAAGCTGAAGGCATAGCCACTGGATGTGGTGCCAAAGTCGATGGCCACTACCACGGAGAAGGGGGCCCGCTGCGGGGCTCGGGGCTCGGGCTTCTGCAAGTGCAAGACCAAGTCAAGGAGCAGCCAGAGGGCCAGGCTGGCTGCTTGTGGGAGCTCCTCCCCTCCTGTTTGTGGTCCAGaccggccctgcccagccccacccaccacccgcctgcctgctccccttcccctcctaATCTCCAGGCTGAGCCCTGGAGATGCTAACTGCTCAGAAAGGCCAAGGCCTCTCAGGTAGCCCCATGAAGTTTTGGGctcaagctcctccttccctacTTCCAATTCTCAGGCCACTTTCTGCCTGTACTGCCTTGGCCCCACCCCCATCTCACACCATatcacagcctgggcccagatgGGAGCAATTTTGCTGCTCGGAGCAGCTTCACAACACACGGACTTGTGTCTATTTGACCCTCTTGCTCTTTGTGGCCACAGTGACACAGCCAGACTCTGTCCAGCTCTGTAGCAGAGAAGAGAGGCCCCATCCACATGCCGAGGAGTGGGCCCTGCCTTctcccaggccaggcctgggctccctgaGAACAAGGGGGTCCACAGGCTGGATCACTACGGTGACGTCATCCCAGGTGGGGAGACCCAGGGAGCTTGCAGGAGGGTGGTTATGTCCTGGATGCTTCAAGCTAGCAGTTGCCAAACTATTTTTTAGCAATGTATCTCCTCTTCCCTAGATATACc from Vicugna pacos chromosome 19, VicPac4, whole genome shotgun sequence encodes the following:
- the HSPA12B gene encoding heat shock 70 kDa protein 12B, encoding MLAVPEISLQGLHIGSSPERSPVPSPPGSPRTQESCGIAPLTPSQSPKPEPRAPQRAPFSVVVAIDFGTTSSGYAFSFASDPEAIHMMRKWEGGDPGVAHQKTPTCLLLTPEGAFHSFGYTARDYYHDLDPEEARDWLYFEKFKMKIHSATDLTLKTQLEAVNGKKMPALEVFAHALRFFKEHALQELREQCPSLPEKDAVRWVLTVPAIWKQPAKQFMREAAYLAGLVSREEAEQLLIALEPEAASVYCRKLRLHQLLDLSSQAPGGGRLGERRSIDSSFRQAREQLRRSRHSRTFLVESGVGELWAEMQAGDRYVVADCGGGTVDLTVHQLEQPHGTLKELYKASGGPCGAVGVDLAFEQLLGRIFGEDFIVTFKRQRPAAWVDLTIAFEARKRTAGPHRAAALNISLPFSFIDFYRKQRGQNVETALRRSSVNSVKWSSQGMLRMSSEAMNELFQPTVSGIIQHIEAVLARPEVQGVKLLFLVGGFAESAVLQHAVQAALGARGLRVVVPHDVGLTILKGAVLFGQAPGVVRVRRSPLTYGVGVLNRFVAGRHPPDKLLVRDGRRWCTDVFERFVAAEQSVALGEEVRRSYCPARPGQRRVLINLYCCAAEDARFITDPGVRKCGALSLELEPAEDTPPGRREIRAAMQFGDTEIKVTAVDVSTNRSVRAAIDFLSN